TCAGTTTCTTGGCAAGCAGGGATTCGTATTTTTTTACCATCAGTACGGCATCAAATTCATTAAATGCCACTTCCTGGGCTCGTTGTCTTATGTGGCTTCTCTGGATCGCGTTTTTGACTCCGGCTGCTAATTGAGCTGGTGTGGGATCGTGTGGAAGACGTTTGACAAGTGGTCCATATTTCTCTTCGAGTTCTGGTATAAAACCGACGGGCGTCGAGACGACCGGGCACCCAGCGAACCAGGCTTCTGCAACAGAGAGCGGGCCCCCTTCTGAGGGGGATGCTGACATGAGACAATCCAGTCCGGCCAGGACAGATCCGATCTCTTCAGTACGTGGCAGAATAGAACAGTGGACGCCACAGAGCTCCTTCACTCGGCTGATGACATGAGCCTGATGAATGCCTTCTCCAACATAAACGGCATGATGGTTGTTTCCTGATTCGCAGACAGCATAGGCAGCCGCGAAAACATTTTTCTCTTTTGCGAATCTGCCGATATAGCCGACGGCAATTGTTTCTGGATTAATCCCCCAGGATCTTCGAATTTCATCACGGCCCAATAACGGTTGGCAGTGAGTAGAATCGACGCCGTTATAGATAACCTCGACCTGTTCTCTTACCTCTTTGGGGAATGCCTGGATTCCCGCTTTCGAGACGCTGACCAGGATCGATTCTTCGGCATAATCGAGGCTGGTTTGAATGTTTTTTCTGGTCCACTCATTTTGTCCATGAGCGACGACCAGCATCGGTCTTTTTTTCCAGTCTGTAAGATTCAGCTCTTTGACGGGAGTCGTGTATCCCCATAAATTAACGATGTCTGACTGATCAACGATCCATTGACTGGCATTACCAACGATGGTGACAAGACCTTGAAAA
This window of the Gimesia fumaroli genome carries:
- a CDS encoding glycosyltransferase family 4 protein → MKIDCSHLEIQIASAQENNTQNDQSSEVDQTLQTIERWARKLNPDCISIIKTQTLNDPNLQDLIHACRHFWSKTELRIVIEADQLPDDTSLPEMLEETNCLLEIRADFDAPDIEIIKYHIERWQRTCYFNVVYSVPQSNSREKNVLLANSHLFSLIENDPNSEISLDDHLMLIIRNGEIYYSTRTENIISANCPDSNSDTQLNNDLFNHNKIKLGFCIPSMSMGGVTRSLLTMMNAHCEHNLQWTGIAVRNAFAFDPETARLILEHCPIYSSMDHPDFQGLVTIVGNASQWIVDQSDIVNLWGYTTPVKELNLTDWKKRPMLVVAHGQNEWTRKNIQTSLDYAEESILVSVSKAGIQAFPKEVREQVEVIYNGVDSTHCQPLLGRDEIRRSWGINPETIAVGYIGRFAKEKNVFAAAYAVCESGNNHHAVYVGEGIHQAHVISRVKELCGVHCSILPRTEEIGSVLAGLDCLMSASPSEGGPLSVAEAWFAGCPVVSTPVGFIPELEEKYGPLVKRLPHDPTPAQLAAGVKNAIQRSHIRQRAQEVAFNEFDAVLMVKKYESLLAKKLKESRTTTLIS